One Capsicum annuum cultivar UCD-10X-F1 chromosome 2, UCD10Xv1.1, whole genome shotgun sequence genomic window carries:
- the LOC107860447 gene encoding probable sugar phosphate/phosphate translocator At3g17430 isoform X2, with protein sequence MTINKQLVLTYIYLLVYILLSSGVILYNKWVLSPKYFNFPLPITLTMIHMGFSGLVAFLLIRVFKVVSPVKMTFEMFGNTAYLFISVAFIQMLKALMPVATFVMAVICGTDKLRCDIFLNMLLVSVGVVVSSYGEIHFNIVGTVYQVTGIFAEALRLVLTQVLLQKKGLTLNPITSLYYIAPCSFVFLFVPWYLLEKPEMEVSQIQFNFWIFFSNALCALALNFSIFLVIGRTGAVTIRVAGVLKDWILIALSTLIFPESTITTLNIVGYAIALCGVVMYNYLKIKDGRAVQLPVDGVSDRIAKELKMEKKSSDLYVPDDIAKNSGGKGTTNGSPDSIVDEEAPFIPSSRVSHLGRSPLSSYSA encoded by the exons ATGACAATCAACAAGCAACTTGTGTTGACGTATATATATCTCCTTGTGTATATACTGCTATCCTCAGGAGTTATTTTGTACAACAAG TGGGTACTTTCACCAAAATATTTCAATTTCCCGTTGCCAATAACTCTTACCATGATTCATATGGGCTTTTCGGGCTTAGTAGCTTTCCTTCTTATCCGTGTTTTTAAG GTTGTATCTCCTGTCAAAATGACATTTGAAAT GTTTGGAAACACAGCTTATCTGTTCATTTCTGTAGCCTTTATCCAGATGCTCAAAGCTCTAA TGCCAGTTGCCACCTTTGTCATGGCTGTTATTTGTGGAACTGACAAGTTAAGATGCGATATATTCTTGAACATGCTGTTGGTTAGTGTCGGTGTTGTGGTATCCTCCTATGGAGAAATTCACTTCAACATAGTTGGTACAGTTTATCAGGTCACTGGAATATTTGCTGAGGCTCTTAGGCTGGTCTTAACTCAAGTTCTGCTTCAGAAGAAGGGATTAACTCTCAATCCTATCACCAGCCTATATTACATAGCACCATGCAG CTTTGTCTTTCTCTTTGTCCCGTGGTATCTTCTGGAGAAGCCTGAGATGGAAGTCTCACAAATTCAATTCAACTTCTGGATTTTCTTTTCAAATGCACTTTGTGCTCTTGCTCtgaatttctcaattttcttagTGATTGGTAGAACCGGTGCTGTAACCATCCGAGTTGCCGGTGTCTTGAAAGATTGGATACTTATTGCCCTTTCAACTCTTATTTTTCCCGAGTCGACAATAACAACTCTTAATATTGTAGGCTATGCCATTG CATTATGCGGTGTTGTGATGTATAATTACTTGAAGATCAAGGATGGTCGAGCTGTTCAACTTCCTGTAGATGGTGTTTCTGATCGAATAGCTAAG GAACTTAAGATGGAGAAGAAGTCATCCGATCTGTATGTTCCAGACGATATTGCTAAGAACAGTGGAGGAAAGGGTACAACGAATGGTTCACCGGATTCTATAGTGGATGAGGAAGCACCCTTTATTCCTTCAAGCAGGGTCTCTCATCTTGGGCGAAGCCCACTTAGCAGCTACTCAGCATGA
- the LOC107860447 gene encoding probable sugar phosphate/phosphate translocator At3g17430 isoform X1, with protein sequence MTINKQLVLTYIYLLVYILLSSGVILYNKWVLSPKYFNFPLPITLTMIHMGFSGLVAFLLIRVFKVVSPVKMTFEIYATCVIPISAFFASSLWFGNTAYLFISVAFIQMLKALMPVATFVMAVICGTDKLRCDIFLNMLLVSVGVVVSSYGEIHFNIVGTVYQVTGIFAEALRLVLTQVLLQKKGLTLNPITSLYYIAPCSFVFLFVPWYLLEKPEMEVSQIQFNFWIFFSNALCALALNFSIFLVIGRTGAVTIRVAGVLKDWILIALSTLIFPESTITTLNIVGYAIALCGVVMYNYLKIKDGRAVQLPVDGVSDRIAKELKMEKKSSDLYVPDDIAKNSGGKGTTNGSPDSIVDEEAPFIPSSRVSHLGRSPLSSYSA encoded by the exons ATGACAATCAACAAGCAACTTGTGTTGACGTATATATATCTCCTTGTGTATATACTGCTATCCTCAGGAGTTATTTTGTACAACAAG TGGGTACTTTCACCAAAATATTTCAATTTCCCGTTGCCAATAACTCTTACCATGATTCATATGGGCTTTTCGGGCTTAGTAGCTTTCCTTCTTATCCGTGTTTTTAAG GTTGTATCTCCTGTCAAAATGACATTTGAAAT ATATGCGACGTGTGTGATTCCCATTAGTGCTTTCTTTGCTTCAAGTCTTTG GTTTGGAAACACAGCTTATCTGTTCATTTCTGTAGCCTTTATCCAGATGCTCAAAGCTCTAA TGCCAGTTGCCACCTTTGTCATGGCTGTTATTTGTGGAACTGACAAGTTAAGATGCGATATATTCTTGAACATGCTGTTGGTTAGTGTCGGTGTTGTGGTATCCTCCTATGGAGAAATTCACTTCAACATAGTTGGTACAGTTTATCAGGTCACTGGAATATTTGCTGAGGCTCTTAGGCTGGTCTTAACTCAAGTTCTGCTTCAGAAGAAGGGATTAACTCTCAATCCTATCACCAGCCTATATTACATAGCACCATGCAG CTTTGTCTTTCTCTTTGTCCCGTGGTATCTTCTGGAGAAGCCTGAGATGGAAGTCTCACAAATTCAATTCAACTTCTGGATTTTCTTTTCAAATGCACTTTGTGCTCTTGCTCtgaatttctcaattttcttagTGATTGGTAGAACCGGTGCTGTAACCATCCGAGTTGCCGGTGTCTTGAAAGATTGGATACTTATTGCCCTTTCAACTCTTATTTTTCCCGAGTCGACAATAACAACTCTTAATATTGTAGGCTATGCCATTG CATTATGCGGTGTTGTGATGTATAATTACTTGAAGATCAAGGATGGTCGAGCTGTTCAACTTCCTGTAGATGGTGTTTCTGATCGAATAGCTAAG GAACTTAAGATGGAGAAGAAGTCATCCGATCTGTATGTTCCAGACGATATTGCTAAGAACAGTGGAGGAAAGGGTACAACGAATGGTTCACCGGATTCTATAGTGGATGAGGAAGCACCCTTTATTCCTTCAAGCAGGGTCTCTCATCTTGGGCGAAGCCCACTTAGCAGCTACTCAGCATGA